From Gimesia panareensis, the proteins below share one genomic window:
- a CDS encoding secretin N-terminal domain-containing protein, whose product MTSKSVPVSELPVEDQQEKQPNEDVANITLNHLQSTWDQVLRKVAEQSGLTLVMDVVPKGFYSRRDKRPHTIEETFQILNRELEPKGFRLLQKDKFLVVLDMRSAKAKYIRPTIQSAGKTSSPAEQGLSAVKRVAHQKPAPTSAPAVKHADLADSVEPPAFENSARQLQKQTVEPQKVMFSVRPHTIHSTDILRLFYHAFETRSELQGEGPRGLPGIVVFDQRQQTFIDEQSSKSLDVNSPQVDFRVGLDKQKNELVFEASRQKAAALKATVLKLDRSANGYAESVQLVTGSPQIGRVAQALHQQTQTASARAASPQKMPVKSYTDSLVSPRDQQIGRLRERIDQMGFDEPQQEKPATEPAQPQPADKPETAPPKPSLPELLQDLSGNVNIESVPDLGVLILRGKDEDVAALMKIIKELEKLSEGTRPDIHLLNLRHVNSTALAELLNGVYEDLVKLRAIQGQEQKIKIIPLVKPNALLILAPETDMPSILKLAEELDQPVNPMTEFGVFQLKSASASQVATTLREFYNERGGLGTRILVSPNIRTNSIIVQAQPRDMQEVAALINKIDLDQSQAVSRVKIFPLKNAIAADLSETLNATLQSVLNPAAARTTTGLGGNIGGAGGEAAQQLQEARSVVLEYLSHEGQQSRVLRSGLLADIRVIPDPRANTLVVTAPKDSLELIEALIKQFDERVTSVAELKVFTLKNADAESMVTLLQSTFSTDNQQTDLGIQIAGVNDTNSNLIPLKFSVDRRTNSVVAQGGADALQIVEAILLKLDGADSRKRETTVIQLKNTPVADVSQAINEFLDTQRSLIAQDPDLISSFELLEREVIVVPEPINNNLIISATPRYFEQVSNLVKELDKEAPQVIIQALIVEVELDNDDEFGVELGLQDSLLFNRSIIDNVLTVQQTVTGSSNVTQTNQTIVSQEATPGFLFNSVNPLGTNNTQNTGNTAGQALSNFSLQRGNSDLGFGGLVLSASSESVSILIRALAAKRNVHILSRPQIRTVDNVTAQIQVGQIVPVVNGVSVTAVGSANPVIVQSEAGIILTVTPRISPDGNIVMETLAEKSDFNGSSVPIFTDATTGNVVESPIKNITSVQTTVSVPNGQTVVLGGMITESDTTIERKVPWLGDIPFLGIPFRYDYLSTRRKELLVFLTPRIISNDADSEFIKQVEAERIHLQVEKAEEMHGPIFAVPPGEPEFMPDGPGMLEEIPTTVMPQSNLNPMPETPPAPAPGGEIQQMSYESLKRPARPAKPPSKSFIKKPKFPYWKRD is encoded by the coding sequence GTGACATCGAAAAGTGTACCGGTCTCAGAACTGCCAGTAGAGGATCAGCAGGAAAAGCAACCGAATGAAGATGTTGCCAATATTACCTTAAACCATCTGCAGTCCACCTGGGATCAGGTTCTTCGCAAAGTAGCCGAACAGAGCGGCCTCACCCTGGTCATGGACGTTGTTCCCAAAGGTTTTTACTCCCGACGCGATAAACGTCCGCATACGATTGAAGAAACTTTTCAGATTCTGAACCGGGAGCTGGAGCCTAAGGGATTCCGTCTGTTACAGAAAGACAAGTTTCTGGTCGTTCTCGACATGCGATCTGCCAAAGCAAAATACATTCGCCCCACAATTCAATCTGCCGGTAAGACATCTTCCCCGGCGGAGCAGGGACTATCTGCAGTCAAGCGGGTCGCGCATCAGAAGCCTGCACCTACATCAGCTCCTGCAGTAAAGCATGCTGATCTGGCAGACTCTGTCGAACCACCGGCTTTTGAAAACAGTGCCCGTCAACTGCAGAAACAAACCGTTGAGCCTCAAAAGGTCATGTTCAGCGTACGACCACATACGATTCATAGTACGGATATCCTCAGACTCTTTTATCACGCATTTGAAACACGGTCAGAACTTCAGGGAGAAGGCCCCCGGGGATTACCCGGGATTGTTGTCTTTGATCAGCGTCAGCAGACTTTCATTGATGAACAGAGCAGCAAATCACTGGATGTCAATTCACCCCAGGTTGATTTTCGTGTCGGTCTCGATAAACAGAAAAACGAACTGGTTTTCGAAGCGTCGCGTCAAAAAGCGGCTGCTCTGAAAGCAACCGTTCTCAAACTGGACCGATCTGCCAATGGTTATGCTGAATCCGTTCAACTGGTGACGGGATCACCTCAGATTGGTCGTGTCGCACAGGCATTACATCAGCAGACGCAGACTGCTTCCGCACGAGCTGCCTCTCCTCAGAAAATGCCCGTCAAATCCTATACGGACAGCCTGGTTTCTCCTCGAGATCAGCAGATAGGTCGACTGCGGGAACGCATCGATCAGATGGGCTTTGATGAGCCCCAGCAGGAGAAGCCTGCTACGGAACCTGCTCAACCCCAGCCTGCCGATAAACCGGAAACCGCGCCCCCGAAACCGTCGCTGCCCGAACTGTTGCAGGATTTGAGTGGTAACGTCAACATCGAATCGGTTCCCGATCTGGGGGTCTTGATTCTGCGGGGGAAAGATGAAGATGTCGCCGCCCTGATGAAAATCATCAAAGAGCTGGAGAAGCTCAGCGAAGGGACCCGTCCCGATATCCACCTGTTAAACCTGAGGCACGTTAACTCCACTGCACTGGCAGAACTGCTGAATGGGGTTTACGAAGATCTCGTAAAACTGCGGGCCATCCAGGGACAGGAACAGAAGATTAAAATTATTCCACTGGTCAAGCCTAATGCTCTGTTGATTCTGGCCCCGGAAACCGACATGCCTTCGATCCTCAAGCTGGCCGAGGAACTGGATCAGCCTGTGAATCCCATGACTGAATTCGGTGTGTTTCAGTTGAAGAGTGCCAGTGCCAGTCAGGTTGCGACGACACTCCGCGAGTTTTATAACGAGCGGGGAGGACTGGGAACACGAATTCTGGTTTCACCCAACATTCGTACCAACTCCATCATCGTGCAGGCACAACCCCGTGACATGCAGGAAGTGGCTGCCTTGATCAATAAAATCGATCTGGATCAGTCACAGGCCGTGAGCCGCGTCAAAATATTCCCGCTCAAAAATGCCATTGCTGCAGATCTGTCTGAAACGCTGAATGCGACACTGCAGAGTGTCTTGAACCCGGCTGCAGCCCGGACCACAACCGGTCTGGGGGGGAATATCGGTGGGGCTGGTGGAGAAGCTGCTCAGCAGCTTCAGGAAGCCCGCTCGGTCGTCCTCGAGTATCTTTCTCACGAAGGCCAGCAGAGCCGGGTTTTGAGATCGGGGTTGCTGGCTGATATCCGCGTGATTCCGGATCCCCGGGCCAATACCCTGGTCGTGACAGCTCCCAAAGACAGTCTGGAGCTGATCGAAGCGCTGATCAAACAGTTCGACGAACGGGTCACTTCCGTTGCAGAGCTCAAAGTCTTCACGCTCAAAAATGCGGATGCCGAATCAATGGTCACGCTGCTGCAGTCTACATTCTCGACTGATAATCAGCAGACCGATCTGGGGATTCAGATCGCCGGTGTGAACGATACGAACAGCAACCTGATTCCGCTCAAGTTCTCTGTCGATCGTCGGACGAACTCCGTGGTAGCACAAGGGGGCGCTGATGCCCTGCAGATTGTGGAAGCGATTCTGCTCAAGCTCGATGGAGCCGACAGCCGCAAACGTGAAACCACAGTCATTCAGCTGAAAAACACTCCGGTTGCCGACGTTTCCCAGGCCATCAACGAATTTCTCGATACTCAACGGTCTCTGATTGCCCAGGATCCGGATCTGATCAGCAGTTTTGAACTGCTGGAGCGGGAAGTGATCGTGGTTCCGGAACCAATCAATAACAATCTGATCATCAGTGCGACTCCTCGATATTTTGAGCAGGTTTCTAATCTGGTCAAAGAACTGGATAAAGAGGCGCCACAGGTCATCATCCAGGCTCTGATTGTGGAAGTGGAACTGGATAACGACGACGAATTTGGCGTGGAACTGGGGCTGCAGGATTCCCTGCTGTTTAACCGCAGTATCATCGATAACGTGCTGACCGTCCAGCAGACGGTGACCGGGTCCAGCAATGTGACGCAGACCAACCAGACAATTGTGTCCCAGGAAGCAACACCAGGTTTTCTGTTTAACAGTGTCAATCCGCTGGGAACCAACAATACGCAGAATACCGGAAACACTGCAGGGCAGGCATTGAGCAACTTCTCGCTGCAGCGTGGTAACAGTGACCTCGGATTCGGCGGGCTGGTGCTGTCAGCCAGTTCGGAATCGGTAAGTATCCTGATTCGCGCCCTGGCTGCCAAACGCAACGTTCACATTTTAAGCCGTCCTCAGATTCGTACCGTGGATAATGTGACCGCTCAAATCCAGGTCGGTCAGATTGTGCCCGTGGTCAACGGGGTCTCGGTGACCGCCGTCGGTTCAGCGAACCCGGTAATCGTACAGTCGGAAGCAGGGATTATCCTGACCGTTACACCCCGCATCAGCCCGGATGGCAACATCGTCATGGAAACCCTGGCAGAGAAAAGTGACTTTAACGGATCGAGTGTTCCGATCTTTACCGATGCGACAACCGGAAACGTAGTAGAATCTCCCATCAAAAATATCACCTCAGTCCAGACGACGGTCAGCGTTCCCAATGGACAGACAGTCGTACTCGGGGGCATGATCACCGAATCTGATACCACGATTGAACGCAAGGTACCCTGGCTGGGGGATATCCCCTTCCTGGGAATTCCTTTCCGTTATGATTATCTTTCGACGCGTCGCAAAGAGCTTCTGGTCTTCCTCACGCCGCGAATCATCAGCAACGATGCCGATTCCGAATTCATCAAACAGGTGGAAGCAGAACGGATTCACCTCCAGGTAGAAAAAGCCGAAGAGATGCATGGACCCATCTTTGCGGTTCCTCCAGGTGAACCCGAATTCATGCCCGATGGGCCCGGCATGTTGGAAGAGATTCCCACGACTGTGATGCCGCAATCAAATCTGAATCCGATGCCTGAGACACCTCCCGCGCCGGCTCCGGGAGGTGAAATTCAGCAGATGAGTTATGAATCACTCAAAAGGCCTGCCCGGCCAGCGAAGCCCCCTTCGAAATCATTCATCAAGAAACCAAAGTTCCCTTACTGGAAACGAGACTAA
- a CDS encoding BON domain-containing protein has product MSRHFFTSLIITAGCVCVSYFQPQCCLGQVQTLSSSGNSQSTRSSSQSIGGSTSSLGGSSGLAQSPLNNTQTPLSSGTGTPQNLNAQNSFIGRSDTTQNAFIGRNNTQSATGGAPGQTRNFNRATTGGSQNSLNQRNAGQTGPKVPEFRPQLRVAFTASPIPVGNVSTSMGSSFDRLKTRHEKLNGVQFQVNADHSVTLRGQVDSSGTRKLVEFLAMLEPGVRKVNNELTISGQK; this is encoded by the coding sequence ATGTCGAGACATTTCTTCACAAGTCTAATCATCACCGCCGGTTGTGTGTGTGTCAGTTATTTTCAGCCACAATGCTGTCTGGGACAGGTTCAGACACTCTCGTCCAGCGGTAATTCGCAATCGACCCGGAGCAGCAGCCAGTCGATCGGCGGGTCAACCTCTTCCCTGGGGGGAAGCTCAGGCCTGGCTCAATCACCGTTAAACAATACTCAAACACCACTCTCTTCCGGGACGGGGACGCCCCAAAATCTGAACGCACAAAACAGTTTTATTGGCCGTTCAGATACCACCCAGAATGCGTTTATCGGCCGCAATAACACCCAGTCGGCAACTGGTGGTGCTCCAGGGCAGACTCGGAATTTCAATCGCGCTACGACCGGCGGTTCCCAGAACAGTCTGAACCAGCGGAATGCAGGACAGACCGGTCCGAAAGTTCCCGAGTTTCGACCCCAGTTACGGGTGGCATTTACGGCCTCGCCGATTCCCGTCGGAAACGTGTCCACTTCCATGGGAAGTTCATTCGATCGACTCAAAACCCGTCATGAAAAACTGAACGGTGTCCAGTTTCAGGTCAACGCCGATCACAGCGTTACGTTGCGCGGACAGGTCGATTCCTCCGGGACTCGCAAGCTGGTGGAGTTTCTCGCCATGCTCGAACCGGGAGTTCGCAAGGTCAATAATGAACTGACTATCTCTGGCCAGAAATAA
- the trhP gene encoding prephenate-dependent tRNA uridine(34) hydroxylase TrhP: protein MKPELLSPAGTRKAMQYAYAFGADAVYAGQPRYSLRVRENEFNKLDVMADAVAEAHKLGKKFYIASNIAPHNLKVRSYLKNMEPVIDMQPDALIMSDPGLIMMVRERWPDVPIHLSVQANAVNFATVKFWQKFGLTRVILSRELSIKEVAEIQEECPDMELEVFVHGALCIAYSGRCLLSGYMNHRDSNQGNCTNACRWDYKVNEAVQTPEGDIVLKNPPPPQKPQLPIVDQVFLLEEPQRPGEYMPAYEDEHGTYIMNSKDLRAVQHVKTFTDMGISSLKIEGRTKSFFYAARTAQVYRKAIDDAAAGVEFNYDLMEMLDSLSNRGYTEGFFQRHASESMQNYEHGRSVASKQQFVGDIIDRDADGLIVDVKNKFGLQDELELMTPAGNTVFSLKSLLNQKSEAVDVAPGSGHVVKIPFTENQLEESAGQLSDHDRQFALLMKSVQTPATVSLT from the coding sequence ATGAAACCCGAACTTCTTTCCCCGGCTGGAACCCGTAAAGCCATGCAGTACGCATACGCCTTTGGTGCGGACGCGGTCTATGCAGGACAGCCGCGCTACAGCCTGCGTGTGCGGGAAAACGAATTCAATAAACTGGACGTCATGGCGGATGCGGTCGCTGAAGCCCACAAGCTGGGTAAGAAATTCTATATCGCCAGCAATATAGCTCCTCACAATCTCAAGGTCCGCAGCTACCTCAAAAATATGGAGCCGGTCATCGATATGCAGCCCGACGCGCTGATCATGTCGGATCCCGGGCTGATCATGATGGTTCGCGAGCGGTGGCCCGATGTGCCGATCCACCTCTCTGTGCAGGCGAACGCCGTTAACTTCGCCACTGTCAAGTTCTGGCAGAAGTTTGGACTGACCCGCGTGATCCTCTCTCGCGAACTGTCCATCAAGGAAGTGGCTGAGATCCAGGAAGAATGTCCCGACATGGAACTGGAAGTCTTTGTCCACGGGGCGCTCTGCATCGCCTACTCGGGACGTTGCCTGTTGTCAGGCTACATGAATCACCGCGATTCCAACCAGGGCAACTGCACCAACGCCTGCCGCTGGGATTACAAAGTCAATGAAGCAGTGCAGACACCAGAAGGGGACATTGTTCTTAAAAATCCGCCTCCCCCACAAAAACCGCAGCTGCCGATCGTGGACCAGGTTTTCCTGCTCGAAGAGCCTCAGCGACCCGGCGAATACATGCCCGCCTACGAAGACGAGCATGGCACCTACATCATGAACTCCAAAGATCTGCGCGCAGTTCAGCATGTGAAGACCTTTACCGATATGGGAATCAGCTCCCTGAAAATCGAGGGTCGGACCAAGTCTTTCTTTTATGCCGCCCGTACAGCGCAGGTCTATCGCAAAGCAATTGACGATGCTGCCGCTGGTGTGGAATTCAACTATGATTTGATGGAAATGCTCGACAGCCTCTCCAACCGGGGCTACACCGAAGGTTTCTTCCAACGTCATGCCTCAGAAAGCATGCAGAACTATGAGCACGGTCGTTCGGTCGCCAGCAAGCAGCAGTTTGTCGGCGATATTATCGACCGTGATGCAGACGGCCTGATTGTGGACGTCAAAAACAAGTTCGGGCTCCAGGATGAACTCGAACTGATGACCCCAGCCGGAAACACTGTGTTCTCACTGAAATCGCTGCTGAATCAGAAATCGGAAGCCGTGGATGTGGCACCTGGCAGCGGGCATGTCGTCAAGATTCCCTTCACAGAGAATCAACTCGAAGAGAGTGCCGGTCAGTTGAGTGATCATGACCGGCAGTTCGCGCTGCTGATGAAATCGGTTCAGACACCAGCGACTGTTTCTCTGACATAA
- a CDS encoding sialate O-acetylesterase, which produces MLRSVCLTLTLFTFQLLLNVDCATAKTFRVYFLGGQSNMDGYGYVKDLPEDLSAKVSDVMIFHANPAPDAVPVDGRGIWAPLKPGHGAGFKSDGKANSYSDRFGVELTFAQAIKELTPDQPVALIKISRGGTSIAIDAAGKFGCWDPDFEKGTGAGQGINQYDHFLAGMKRALQTRDIDQDGEADTLVPAGIVWMQGESDAAYTEEIALQYEANLKRLMDLIRATLLTDDLPVVIGRISDSGDNPEGKVWKHGEIVRDAQAAFVEKDGHAALVTSTDGYGYSDRWHYNSAGYVDLGRKFAQALWKVPRD; this is translated from the coding sequence ATGCTGCGTTCCGTCTGTCTTACTCTGACACTGTTTACTTTCCAGCTGTTATTAAACGTCGATTGTGCGACCGCGAAAACCTTCCGGGTTTATTTTCTGGGAGGTCAGTCGAACATGGATGGCTACGGGTACGTCAAAGATCTTCCCGAAGATCTGAGCGCGAAAGTCTCCGATGTGATGATCTTCCATGCAAACCCGGCTCCAGACGCTGTCCCCGTCGATGGACGCGGGATCTGGGCACCGCTGAAACCAGGACATGGCGCCGGTTTTAAGTCGGACGGAAAGGCCAATTCGTACTCTGATCGATTTGGGGTCGAGCTCACGTTTGCCCAGGCGATCAAGGAACTCACACCAGACCAACCAGTCGCTTTGATCAAAATTTCGCGGGGTGGAACCTCGATTGCCATCGATGCGGCGGGCAAATTCGGCTGCTGGGACCCGGATTTCGAAAAAGGGACCGGCGCCGGGCAGGGAATCAACCAGTATGACCATTTTCTGGCAGGCATGAAACGGGCCCTGCAGACGCGCGACATCGACCAGGATGGGGAAGCGGATACACTGGTCCCAGCCGGAATTGTCTGGATGCAGGGCGAAAGCGACGCCGCCTATACTGAAGAGATCGCTCTTCAGTATGAAGCCAACCTCAAACGACTGATGGACTTAATACGTGCGACACTCCTTACGGATGATCTGCCGGTAGTCATTGGTCGCATTTCAGATTCGGGTGATAATCCGGAGGGAAAGGTCTGGAAACATGGCGAGATCGTACGCGATGCCCAGGCGGCATTCGTCGAGAAAGATGGTCATGCAGCCCTGGTGACCAGTACAGACGGGTATGGTTATTCGGATCGTTGGCACTATAATTCAGCAGGTTATGTCGATTTAGGCAGGAAATTTGCCCAGGCCCTATGGAAAGTGCCCCGGGATTAG
- a CDS encoding DUF1501 domain-containing protein yields MNHPSCSDHAHNGLPRRKFMTSLGSGLAGISLASLLQEEAQASGHQPPTGQPHFRPKAKSVIWLFMRGGVSHMESFDPKPMLTKYAGKSINETPWKDVQDPEKLKKVRVVVVNDANGQQRNKVYPLQVGYKKYGESGIEISDWFPHIGNSVDDISIVRSMWTTDDNHGAQVQFHSGRHMLDGRVPTVGAWINYGLGSLNQNLPQFINMGPRYFDVRDGHYLGPAYDSVPLKVDPKNPLPYAKPELDLSHREQQIEFSLVNQLNRLTAEQYPNDNTLQARMKSYELAFRMQTAVPEVIRFDQETKETQDLYGLNDPTTKPFGMQLLAARRFVEKGVRFIQIMHGPGAAGAWDSHSNLQKSHSKLAKQVDQPAAGLLKDLKRRGLLQDTIVVFATEFGRTPGSQGSNGRDHHPYGFSIWMAGGGLKGGVAHGTTDELGFHAVEHPHYVTDVHATLMKQLGLNARLLEVPGHKRIEMDFGHPIDDIIA; encoded by the coding sequence ATGAATCATCCGTCCTGTTCCGATCATGCTCACAACGGGCTTCCCCGTCGAAAATTTATGACCAGCCTGGGTTCAGGTCTGGCCGGAATCTCACTGGCCTCTCTGCTCCAGGAAGAAGCTCAAGCTTCGGGACACCAGCCACCGACCGGCCAGCCCCATTTTCGCCCCAAAGCGAAAAGCGTGATCTGGTTGTTCATGCGGGGCGGCGTGAGTCACATGGAGAGCTTTGACCCCAAACCGATGCTCACGAAATATGCGGGGAAGTCGATCAATGAAACTCCCTGGAAAGACGTGCAGGATCCGGAAAAACTCAAAAAAGTCCGAGTCGTGGTCGTCAACGATGCCAATGGGCAGCAGCGAAACAAAGTCTATCCGCTGCAGGTCGGCTACAAGAAGTATGGCGAAAGCGGGATTGAAATCAGCGACTGGTTCCCCCATATCGGTAACTCTGTCGATGACATTTCTATCGTCCGTTCGATGTGGACCACCGATGATAACCATGGCGCCCAGGTGCAGTTTCACTCCGGACGACACATGCTCGATGGTCGTGTGCCGACGGTGGGGGCCTGGATCAATTATGGGTTAGGGTCGTTGAACCAGAACCTACCCCAGTTCATCAACATGGGGCCCCGCTACTTCGACGTACGCGACGGTCATTACCTGGGCCCCGCCTATGATTCGGTTCCGCTGAAGGTCGATCCTAAAAATCCGCTGCCGTATGCCAAGCCTGAGCTGGATCTCTCTCACCGGGAACAGCAGATCGAATTCTCACTGGTCAATCAGTTGAACCGTCTTACCGCAGAACAGTATCCGAACGACAATACTCTGCAGGCGCGAATGAAATCCTACGAACTGGCATTCCGGATGCAGACCGCCGTTCCGGAAGTGATACGCTTTGACCAGGAAACCAAAGAGACCCAGGATCTGTATGGTCTGAACGATCCGACAACCAAACCGTTCGGTATGCAGCTGCTGGCAGCCCGTCGTTTTGTCGAAAAGGGTGTGCGGTTCATTCAGATCATGCACGGTCCCGGTGCCGCCGGCGCCTGGGATTCTCACTCGAACCTGCAGAAAAGTCATTCCAAACTGGCAAAACAGGTCGATCAACCTGCGGCTGGCCTGCTCAAAGACCTCAAACGCCGCGGTCTGCTCCAGGACACAATCGTCGTCTTCGCCACTGAGTTCGGGCGGACTCCCGGTTCACAGGGGAGCAATGGCCGCGACCACCATCCGTATGGCTTCTCGATCTGGATGGCCGGAGGCGGACTGAAAGGGGGCGTCGCACATGGTACGACCGATGAACTCGGTTTCCATGCCGTCGAGCATCCGCATTATGTGACCGACGTGCATGCCACGCTGATGAAGCAACTTGGTCTGAATGCCCGCCTCCTGGAAGTGCCCGGTCATAAGCGGATCGAGATGGATTTTGGTCATCCGATTGACGATATCATTGCTTAA